Genomic DNA from Carnobacterium gallinarum DSM 4847:
TTCTTTTGGAAACACCTCGTTTATTTGCAAAACATTCTACCGTTTGAAACTCATTTTGGTACATTAATAGTTGAACTAATTCTTTTTGTCTTTTAGTTAGCATAATCATTCACACTTCCTTAATTAAAAAACATTTACTTTAACCGCGGTATCGCAATTACCTCTTAATTATAGAATCAAAATTAAGGATTGACTCTAACAATTGATTGCAGCAAGCAAGCCTTTTTAAATAAAAAGTTATTGCAATTATATACAGCGATTTTCATTTTATTCATAAAAAAAACTTTTTATTCCTAGTTGGAATAAAAAGTTTTTATGAGCTAGTTTTTAATTTTTTACATTATCAATAATACGGTTTGTCCAAGAAAAATCAGTTTTTGTAATGGAGTCATCTCCATACTTTTTCCCATCACGATCAACTGCGTAAATAAACATTCCACCTTTTGGTCCGTCTTTAGGTTGCCATTTTGCATATAAATACGCATTGCTGGTTGCAAATGGTTCATAAGCATCATACCAACGATTTTGATCTTGTTCCTCTGGGAATGTAATTCCTGGAACAAATTTAGTTGATGGAATGACATTTTTATATGTGCTCCATGTTTTGTCTAAGCTTTGAGGGCTTCTTCCGTATGCTTGAATAAATAAATAATCAACATAGTTCGCAATTTTAGTAAATAATGTATGGTTGTCTTTATTTGTATCATAAATTAATAATTTAGACTCATCTTGTTTAAGTTTTTGATTCAAATATTTAAACATATTCGTCGCCTTTTCTTCTTGAGCTGCTGAAAGATACGATTCCATATCAATATCTAAGCCATCTAAGTTATATGGGGTCAAATGTTTATCAATTAATGCTTGAGCATATAAATCGTATTCCACTTGTGAAGGCATACTGCCAACGCTAGGTACATTATAAATTTCTGAAATGTCGACTGTTTTAATTACTTTTGTACCTCGTTGATGAAGCGTTGGAACATAAACATCTTTAACTGTTTGCCAAAATTTTGATTCATTTGTTCCAGGTTTTACATAATGAAATAACGATACAATGTCTAATCCATCTGGTAAATCCGTCATCGCGATTACGTTATTATCTGGTAAATTAGAATTTGCATCATGTGGCATTGTGACATCGCGCCATGTTCGATAATAGGCCATCGTAATCGGCTTATTGGTTGTTTCTTCTGCCTGTGCATTCTCTCCGAAAGCACCTACTGCCAAAGTCATCAAAATAATACTTACTAAAAAACCAAATTTTTTCACTTCATCCATCTCCTTTATCATTTTAATCTATTTCTAGTATATACGTTTTCTATTTATTTGTAAACGCTTTCTTTTTAGTCAAATATAACTATACTATTGTATGTCTAGATCCTTCTTTTTACAGGCTTCACTAAGTATATCATTTATGTAGATATGATAAAACAATTCTACTAAAAATAGACTCCCATTCTAAGTAGATGAATGGAAGCCTACACTTATTTTTAAAGCTATTCTTCTTGTATGCTTTTTTAGCTAAGTGGCATAAATTGGATTAATTTTTTATTGAAATGAACATATCCACATACAATACTTAGTACAATCAGAATCAATTCTAATTCAAAACCATTTACAAAACCACTACCTGACTTCAACATAAAGATGGCTGTACCTAAAATTGCAACAAAACCTAGACTAACTAAAGGAACTAATAATCCAATAACCATAAAGATTCCACCACCGATTTCAATCAAAGCAATCAAAATTGGCATGATACTTGGCAAACCTAATCCAACAAAGAATTCCGTTGTTTCTGATAAATTTGTTACTTTTTGAATGCCATGCAACGCCATTGTAATTCCTAACATGATTCGTATGGCTAATAAACCAATACTTGCTTTGTTTTTGTCTTCTAACATTTAGCTATCACTCCCGTTTTATAATTTTAAGATGACTCTGATTTCTAAAAAAAAATCAGTTACATACGTGTTTCCTTTTATCAAAAAATTCAACTTTAAATTGACATTTCAACATAAATTAATTATTATTTCTCATTAATTAATTTAATAGGAAGAATTAATTAACTGACTTACTAAAATAATTCCCTTTAATTATTTATACTAAAATATAGTTTGTATTTCTTCTTTAGCATGATAGTCTTTTCCCTATTTTTATCTAGCCTGCACTAGCTAGTTGTCTTTAAAAGAGATGAAAATCGAAATCCCCCTTGATACGCTTAAACATGCTATATAAAAATGATGAGATTTTTCTGCCCTCCCTACTGTAACTATTATAGTTACAAACAAAAAGTAAGTCAAGTACTTTTTCACTATTATTTTATTTGATTTTAATATATAACAAATAAAACGATAATACATTATCTGGATTATGAGAATTGATTTGATAACTATCGAAATAATTTACTTCTACCTTTTACATAGATGGTACGACACCTACTACAACAGATATCTTTAAAATTAAGCTTAACCTTGTAAGATTACTTCTGGCATTAAAAATATTTTTTTTAATAATTTAATTTTTTATGTCTCCTCCTAATTTCTGTTTTAGCAATCTTGTATTTATATAACACATCGCTAAATCAGAAATATCTTTTTTTATTTCTATTTTAGAAATTACTGCATTTCTAAAATGGAAACATGTTAAAATTATATTGCTATTATAGAAAGGAAGGTGATATTTTTGACTATAGGAGAACGAATCACTGAACTTAGAGAAAGTAAAAATATGACTCAAAAAGAACTTGCTGATAAAATAAAACTAAACAAAAGCGTTATGAATAGAATTGAATCCGGTGAAAGAGCTATACGTGAAAATGAATTATCCTCTATTGCAGATGCGCTTGAAATAAGTACAGATTATCTTTTAGATAGAGAACCGCAAATAAAACACTATACACTGATAGATACAGATGAAACAAGCATTGCAGAACGATTGCAAGTTATGATAGAAGATCTAGAAAATAGTGCTTATTGTTCAAAAGAAAATGGAGAAATGGAGGACAATATTAGAGAACTATTAATTATGTCTCTTGAAAATTCATTAAGAATCGCCAAACAAGAAGTCAAAAAGAACTTTACTCCTAAAAAAATAGCAAAATTAAGCAACTAAATGAATAGATATATTATTGATAGAAAATTAAATTTATTAGTTCATAATCATTAAACAAGAGACCTTTAACCAGCTATAAAAACTGTATGTAGAGTCTCAGTTATTGTAACAAGGAAGTACGAATTCCTTTCATTTAAACTCTAGTTTTCCCTTTCTTTTATCCCAATCATTAACTTCATCTTTAAAAATCGAAATAGGTACAAACTATTTCGATTCAACTTGTGAATAGGTGAACATTGTGGACAATTTTTTAGATAAGTAAAAAAGCTCTATCCAGTCATGGGGACTAGTTAGAGCAGATAATATTAGAGCAAATGTATTATATCACAAATATGTTCTTAAAATACAGTTAAAAGAGGAGAAATAATGGATATTTCAAAATTCAAAGAAGATTTAAAGATTTTAAGCACTAGAGTCACTAATTTAAAAGGTAACATTGGAACTGAAGAAGCAACTAAAACATCTTTAATAATGCCCTTTTTCCAGCTATTAGGATATGATGTATTTAATCCAACTGAATTTGTTCCAGAATTCACTGCTGATGTAGGTATAAAAAAAGGTGAAAAGGTAGATTATGCAGTTGTTCTTGAAACTATTCCAGTAATTTTAGTAGAAGCTAAATCTATTACTGAAAAACTGACAAAACATGATTCCCAACTATTTCGATATTTTGGCACAACAACTTCCAGATTTGGAATTTTAACAAATGGAGATGAATATAAATTTTTTACTGATCTTGATGAACCAAATAAAATGGATTCCACTCCTTTTTTAACAATTAATTTAACAGACTTAAAAGAAAATCAAATACCTGAAATTGCGAAGTTTCATAAAGACAATTTTAATATTGAAACAATTACTAGTAGTGCTTCTGAGCTGAAGTATTTGAACAATTTAAAATCTTTTTTAAATGAACAACTTGATTCTCCATCAGATGAATTTATTAAATATTTTGTTAGTGAAATATTTGACGGACTTAAAACTAAAGCAACTCTAGATAAGTTTACTCCTATTATAAAAAAAGGATTTAATCAATTTATTACTGAAAAAGTAAATGCTAAATTAAGTGCTGCATTAAATACCTCTACTTCTATTCAAGAAGATCCTTCTGAAACGAAAGAAGAAATTGAAGATGATGGAATTATTACTACTGCTGAAGAAATTGAAGCTTACACTATTGTTAAGCTTATGTTAAAAGACACAGTTACTTTAGAAAGAGTGACTTACCGAGACAACAGGAGTTACTTTAATATTTTATTAGATGATAGTATAAGAAAATGGATAGTTCGTGTATATGTTTACTCTACTACCACTAGAATTAAAATTGTTCTAAATGATTCAAACAAATCCACTTATGATTTAGAAGGTCCATTAGAAATTTCTTCCCACGAAAAAGAATTAATTGCTATTGTCAATAGTTTTATAAATAAAAATGAATCAAACTAACTTTTGGAGTGAACTATATAGTTAAAATTTATAATAAGATAGTTTTGAAATAAAAAAATTCCTAAGATTAAGTTGTTGGGATTGTATCAATCAAGTGTGGGGTCAGTAATCACAACAAGTAACGAAGTTTCACAGCATAACCCTGTTCATTCTATTGCTAATTTTGATTTATGATGATTTTAAAACAAAAGATGAGGTTGCTTCAAATAATTTTATTCTGACAGAGCTTAATCTTGGGAAAAATTATTCTGTTTAATCTAGATGAAGACACTCCATTTGAAGTATTCTTATACTGATCATTGAATAACGGTTCAATTAAGATTTGCCTTCGGGCTTTTCTTTTAAACAAAAAAATACGAACGTTCTTTTTAGGGAAAATCCAGATAATTAAAAAATAAGCCTTAATATGTAGTGACCCCAAAAAGTTAGACTTTTTGGGGTCACTACATTTGGAATTGTCAAGAAAAATTGGACACAACGTTAAGAGAAATTAAGAATGACTACTCTCAAAATCTTTTGGAGATTGATAACCTAAGCACTATAAATAATCAATACACTATTTGTGCATCTTTTATATATTATTTATGGAACGATATTTCCAATGCTTTCTAGCGAAAACAATAGGTGAGTTTTCCTAATCTCTCAGCTGTAATTTTTTTGAAAGGAGTTAAAAAATTACAATTAAACCTTTTCCCTCACTAATTACATAGTGATTTTTAAGAAAATCAACTTCTATATTTTAATTAATATCTCTCATCCATTTTATAAATTGGTGAGTTTTCCCCATTGTCTTTTTTAAATTTTTTTCTATTTTTTTCTATTAATTTTCTGTTCAAGTTTTCTATTTCTTTGATAGATTTTTCTAATTGTTCAGGAACTATGCTCGCAACATCTTCTAACTCTGTTCCTAAATGAATTGCTTCACCTAATTCTGGGTACTTATCTTCTAGTTTATCTATATTAAACGGCTGATATAAAAGCGACATTGCATCATCGTAATCAAGTACTCCATCTTCTATACATTTTAATATTCCAATAGACATAACAGATAAATATATCTCAGTTATATTTTTATTTTCTAAATTTATTACCATCCTGTACTCCACTGTCCTTTCACTTTTACGTTGAACACTTTACCTGACTTACTTTCAAAGTAATGAATAGATACTTTTTTTCCTGATTTATCATACCCATTCTTATAAACTTTTTTCCATTCACCAGGTTCCACCTTTCTTAATGCATCTAAAACAGAAGCATTATTTACTTTTACTTTTTTCGTACCATTCTTAACGCCTTCAAAACCTTCTGGGTATTGTGGTGAACCCTTTATACCATTATAGGTATCTTTTATTTCTGCATTATTATAGTTACTTCCACTCATGATATTCTGAATACTCATGCCGCCAACAGCCGCCGCATGACCCCAGATAGCTAATGCGCTTCCAGATATAGCTGGAATAGGAAACACTTGAACCTCCCGTTGCTGGGGCTAACGCTAAACTACCACTTGTACCGCCTAAGAGCCACAATCCGCCTCCAATAAACTCGGCACCCGATTGCAGTAAACTTAACAAATTACCAGTAAATACACCTTCATTATACCCTTTATGTTGTTTAACAGAATCCTCTAGTTCCCTTTCCCAAAAAACAAAATCTAAGAGAGCTTTCACACC
This window encodes:
- a CDS encoding glycoside hydrolase family 18, coding for MKKFGFLVSIILMTLAVGAFGENAQAEETTNKPITMAYYRTWRDVTMPHDANSNLPDNNVIAMTDLPDGLDIVSLFHYVKPGTNESKFWQTVKDVYVPTLHQRGTKVIKTVDISEIYNVPSVGSMPSQVEYDLYAQALIDKHLTPYNLDGLDIDMESYLSAAQEEKATNMFKYLNQKLKQDESKLLIYDTNKDNHTLFTKIANYVDYLFIQAYGRSPQSLDKTWSTYKNVIPSTKFVPGITFPEEQDQNRWYDAYEPFATSNAYLYAKWQPKDGPKGGMFIYAVDRDGKKYGDDSITKTDFSWTNRIIDNVKN
- a CDS encoding helix-turn-helix domain-containing protein, yielding MTIGERITELRESKNMTQKELADKIKLNKSVMNRIESGERAIRENELSSIADALEISTDYLLDREPQIKHYTLIDTDETSIAERLQVMIEDLENSAYCSKENGEMEDNIRELLIMSLENSLRIAKQEVKKNFTPKKIAKLSN
- a CDS encoding DUF3969 family protein, translated to MVINLENKNITEIYLSVMSIGILKCIEDGVLDYDDAMSLLYQPFNIDKLEDKYPELGEAIHLGTELEDVASIVPEQLEKSIKEIENLNRKLIEKNRKKFKKDNGENSPIYKMDERY
- a CDS encoding DoxX family protein — protein: MLEDKNKASIGLLAIRIMLGITMALHGIQKVTNLSETTEFFVGLGLPSIMPILIALIEIGGGIFMVIGLLVPLVSLGFVAILGTAIFMLKSGSGFVNGFELELILIVLSIVCGYVHFNKKLIQFMPLS
- a CDS encoding type I restriction endonuclease, translated to MDISKFKEDLKILSTRVTNLKGNIGTEEATKTSLIMPFFQLLGYDVFNPTEFVPEFTADVGIKKGEKVDYAVVLETIPVILVEAKSITEKLTKHDSQLFRYFGTTTSRFGILTNGDEYKFFTDLDEPNKMDSTPFLTINLTDLKENQIPEIAKFHKDNFNIETITSSASELKYLNNLKSFLNEQLDSPSDEFIKYFVSEIFDGLKTKATLDKFTPIIKKGFNQFITEKVNAKLSAALNTSTSIQEDPSETKEEIEDDGIITTAEEIEAYTIVKLMLKDTVTLERVTYRDNRSYFNILLDDSIRKWIVRVYVYSTTTRIKIVLNDSNKSTYDLEGPLEISSHEKELIAIVNSFINKNESN